Proteins from a genomic interval of Danio rerio strain Tuebingen ecotype United States chromosome 4, GRCz12tu, whole genome shotgun sequence:
- the LOC108184065 gene encoding uncharacterized protein, whose translation MDGVAMMGVGATMDGVATMDVGATMDVVATMDVVATMDVVATMDVVATMDVVATMDVVATMDVVATMDVVATMDVVATMDVVATMDVVATMDGVATMDGVATMGGVAMMCVGATMDGVATMDGVATMGVGATMDGVATMGVGATMDGVAMMAVGATMDGVAMMGVGATMDGVAMMAVGATMDGVAMMGVGATMDGVAMMDGVAMMGIEAMMDGMGAEVMMGTVVMMDVGVMIKKVMMDTVVMMDAVVMMDVVVKMDAVVKMDGAVMMDAVLKMDSVLKMDSVLKMDAVLKMDAVLKMDLVLKVDAVLKAAQSDAVDSDKFADVPTLGFTFNKYFNANEVLGYFIFYKILS comes from the exons ATGGATGGGGTAGCCATGATGGGCGTGGGGGCCACGATGGACGGGGTGGCCACGATGGACGTGGGGGCCACGATGGACGTGGTGGCCACGATGGACGTGGTGGCTACGATGGACGTGGTGGCCACGATGGACGTGGTGGCCACGATGGACGTGGTGGCCACGATGGACGTGGTGGCCACGATGGACGTGGTGGCCACGATGGACGTGGTGGCCACGATGGACGTGGTGGCCACGATGGACGTGGTGGCCACGATGGACGTGGTGGCCACGATGGACGGGGTGGCCACGATGGACGGGGTGGCCACGATGGGCGGGGTGGCCATGATGTGCGTGGGGGCCACGATGGATGGGGTGGCCACGATGGATGGGGTGGCCACGATGGGCGTGGGGGCTACGATGGATGGGGTGGCCACGATGGGCGTGGGGGCCACGATGGATGGGGTGGCCATGATGGCCGTGGGGGCTACGATGGATGGGGTGGCCATGATGGGCGTGGGGGCCACGATGGATGGGGTGGCCATGATGGCCGTGGGGGCCACGATGGATGGGGTGGCCATGATGGGCGTGGGGGCCACAATGGACGGGGTGGCCATGATGGACGGGGTGGCCATGATGGGCATAGAGGCCATGATGGATGGGATGGGCGCGGAGGTCATGATGGGCACGGTGGTCATGATGGACGTGGGGGTCATGATAAAGAAGGTCATGATGGACACGGTGGTCATGATGGACGCGGTGGTCATGATGGACGTAGTGGTGAAGATGGACGCAGTGGTCAAGATGGACGGGGCGGTCATGATGGACGCAGTGCTCAAGATGGACTCAGTGCTCAAGATGGACTCAGTGCTCAAAATGGACGCAGTGCTCAAGATGGACGCAGTGCTCAAAATGGACTTAGTGCTCAAAGTGGACGCAGTCCTCAAG GCCGCCCAGTCTGATGCTGTGGATTCAGACAAATTTGCTGATGTCCCTACATTGgggtttacttttaataaatactttaatgcaaatgaggtcttgggttattttattttttataaaatcctcagctaa